TGCCTCCCGAGTCAGCATAACGAATGCGGGGATCGATCAAAGGATAAGCAATGTCGATTACAAAGTTTGCCAGCGCCACCGACAGAATGATCAGCAGCACCCCACCCTGGATGAGCGGATAGTCCAGGCTTTTGATCGCGTTATAGATCTGGTAGCCAACGCCAGGATAGGCAAAGATCACCTCGGTGATCAGCGCGCCGCCGACAATGTGACCGAGGGCGATTGCCAGGCCCGTGGTCTGAGGTAGCAGAGCGTTGCGAAACGCATATCCCCACGTAACACGTCGCTCTTGAATTCCCATTGCCTCGGCGTTCAGAATGTAATCTTCCCCTTTTAACGAGATGATCAGGCTGCGCATACTCAGGAACCACCAGCCCAGTGACACAAGCAATATACTCAATGCAGGCAGCACGGCGTGGTGAAGCGCGTCCAGGATGAAGTCCGTTGTCAGTGCAGGACGCATGCCGACGGAATAGGCTCCGGATAACGGGAAAATCGGCCAACGGAAGGCAAAGAAAAAGACCAAAATCAGAGCCAAAATATAATAGGGCGTTGTATAAAGCACCAGAGAGACTGGCACCAAAAGGCGAAAGACGCCGGCTTTGCGTCCGCGCCAACCGGTAATGGCGCCAACGACAGACCCCAATACCCAACTCAGCAGCGTTGTCACCGTGAGCAGTCCGATTGTCCAGGGTAACGCACGCATCAGCATCTCAGACACTGGCGATGGGAAATTGCTGATCGAGATCCCCAGGTTGCCCCGCAAGAGTTCCCGCCAGAAACTGATGTACTGTTTCCACAACGGATCATCCAGGCCGAACCTGGCGCGGTATTCGGCAATCATCTCCTGTGCATTCATGCTGCCGCCCACAGAAGCCATATTGGCGAAGATAGCTGTCATCGGCTCGCCAGGCACCATGCGCGGCACAAAGAAGACGACGGTCATTGAAAGAAAGACCGTAGCGATCAAGAGCAAGAATCGTTTGCCCACATAGCGCGAATAAGCATTCA
This genomic stretch from Chloroflexota bacterium harbors:
- a CDS encoding ABC transporter permease, whose amino-acid sequence is MNAYSRYVGKRFLLLIATVFLSMTVVFFVPRMVPGEPMTAIFANMASVGGSMNAQEMIAEYRARFGLDDPLWKQYISFWRELLRGNLGISISNFPSPVSEMLMRALPWTIGLLTVTTLLSWVLGSVVGAITGWRGRKAGVFRLLVPVSLVLYTTPYYILALILVFFFAFRWPIFPLSGAYSVGMRPALTTDFILDALHHAVLPALSILLVSLGWWFLSMRSLIISLKGEDYILNAEAMGIQERRVTWGYAFRNALLPQTTGLAIALGHIVGGALITEVIFAYPGVGYQIYNAIKSLDYPLIQGGVLLIILSVALANFVIDIAYPLIDPRIRYADSGGK